In Longimicrobiales bacterium, the genomic window GAATCGCATCCTGGTCGCAGCGACCCGAACAGATCGTCAGTTGAATGCAACGGAGTTCGGGCAGTTCTTTGCGGAAGCAATCGCCGGGGGGGGGGCCGACCTCGACCACGACGACCGCGTGTCCCTACTCGAGGCGTTTCTCTACACACGCCGCGAAGTCGAACGTTACTACGAGGACGAGAACGAGATCCTCACCGAGACTGCGGTCCTCGACGACAACGGAGATGGCACGGCGAGCCCTGACGCGGGGCTGGCCGGGCCGGACGGACCGCTGGCGGCAACGTTCCACTTGGGCGGTGTCTCCGGCACGGCAGGCCAGACTCCCGATGACCCCGCGCTCGCGGGGCTCTATGCAGAGCGAAATGAGATTCAAGGGCGGATCACGGGTCTACGGGCGCTCCGTGACGGTATGACAGAGGATGAGTACCTAGGCGCACTCGAACCGTTGCTGGTAGAGCTCGCGTTAAAAAATCGCGAAATCCGGGCCATCGAAGGCGGTGGTTCATGAGACGGAAGGCCACGCCATTTCTCTCAATCGTCGCAGTCGCGGCTCTCTGCGCGGCCACCGAGGGCGTAGCCCAGAACAACGAAGCTTCAGACGCATACGCGGAGGCTCGACAGGCGCTGCGTGCAGGTGAGTACGCCGAGGCCATTGATGGTCTGAAAGACGTGCTGCAGACGATCCCCGGAGAAGCAAGGGTCCGTATCGACCTCATGGAGGGCCTGGTCGCGACCGGTCGGTACGAAGACGCGGTGGCTATCGGAGAGGCGGCGCCGGATCCGACACCCGTCGCCAACGCGACCGGAGAGGCACTGCTCCGTCTGGGCCGACTCGACGAGGCAGCTCAGGCGTTTCGTGACGCGGCCTCGAGTGGTGGACTGTGGGCGCTCACAGCAGAAGTGAACCTGGCCGAACTCTACTTCGACCGCGGGGACCTCGACGAGGCCATGCAGCGGTTCGACCATTTCATCGACCTGTACAACAACGCTGACGGGCACATGCGCTCCCGCGACCTCGTCGCAGTCGGTCGTGCGGTGCGATACCTCGGAAGAAATGAGCCGGCCCTTTTCCAGGACGCGTTGCGGGCCTTCGACGAGGCTTCCCAGGCGGACCCGACGTGGGCGGCACCCTCCGTTCGCGCCGGCGAACTGTTTCTCCAGAAATACGACAGCCCGGGCGCGAAGCAAGAGTTCGGCAAGGTCCTCGAAACCAACCCTCGGCACCCCGAAGCACTCCTTGGGCTGGCCAGGTCGCTGATTTTCGACGGTGCCGGTGGCTCGCAGGAAGTGCTCGACCGCCTGTTCGAAGTCGACGAGAATCACGTCGTGGCAAAGGCCCTGGTAGCCATGCGCCTCTTAACCAACGAATCGTACGATGAGGCGAGGGAGACCACGGACACGGCACTCGAGGTGAATCCCAATTCTCTCGAGGCCCTCACTTCGTTGGCCGGATCTCATCTGGCGACTGGAGATCTGGCCGCGTTCACGGACGTGCGCCGGCGGGTGCTGACCCTGAACCCCGCCTATGCACAGTTCGACATCGAATTGGCAGAGCTGTCGGTTCAGACACGCCGCTACGCACAAGCCGTCGAACGGGCTCAAGCCGCGGTCGCACTCGACTCCGCAGCCTGGGAGGGGTGGGGCATTCTGGGGATGAACCAACTTCGGATTGGTGAGATCGAAGAAGGACGCGCGAACCTCGAGCGAGCGTTCACCGGAGACCCGTTCAATCCCTGGTTCAAGAACAACCTCGACCTACTCGACACCTTCGACCGATACCAGCCCCACGCGACCGAACACTTCGAACTGTTTCTCCACAGCGACGAAGACGACTTGCTCGCCAACTATCTGGGTCCGATCGCGGAGGAGGCCTTCGACAGCTTGTCCCGGCGATACGGGGTCGAACCAACCCTCCCGGTGCGAGCTGAGCTATTCCCGAACCACGCCGACTTCTCGGTTCGCACCCTGGGCGAGGCCGGTCTCGGGGCGCTGGGCGTCAGCTTCGGACGAGTACTCGTGATGGATTCCCCATCGGCACGTGGAGTCGGGGACTACAACTGGGCATCGGTCTTCTGGCACGAATTGTCACACACGTTCCACCTCGCCGTGTCCGACAATCGTGTGCCACGCTGGTTCTCCGAAGGGCTCGCTGTCCACGAACAGACGAAGGCACGAGAGGGATGGGGATTTCCGACCAGCATCCCGTTTATTCAGGCTCTCCGAGATGGGGACCTGAAGCAGTTCAGCGAGCTGAACGACGGCTTCATGCGGCCCGACTTTCCACAGCAGGTCCAGTTCTCTTACCTGCAGGCGTCCCTCGTCTTCGAGATGGTCGAGCGGGAGCATGGCTTTGGTGTGATCCGCGGCATGCTCGACGGTTATCGGGAGGGGCGTACCACCGAAGATCTTCTCGAGACTCTTCTCGATACGTCCATGGACGACTTCGACGAGCACTTCGCCGACTATCTGAAAGAGCGCTACAACGCCCCCCTCGCCGGCCTCGTTGCGGTCTCGGACCAGCCCGGTCCATCTGCGATGCTCTCGGAAGTCGAGACATTCACCCGCATGCACCCCGGCGACCTGATCGGGAGGCTACGGCTTGGTGTCATGTACTTCCGCGACCAGGAGCATGAGGCCGCGGAGGCAGAGTTTCGGGCAGCATTGCGCATCTTCCCCGACTACGGGGGACCCGATAGCCCCTACTGGTTTCTCGCTACGATCCACAAAGACCGTGGTGACTTGGAGCTGGCCGAAGCCGCGCTCGCCCGCCTGAACGCGCTCTCCGAGGCCAACTACCCTGCCCTCCTCGAGCAGGCCGAAATCCTCGAGGAGCTCGGTCGGATCGAGGAGAGTGCCGCAGTTCTGGACAAAGCTGTCCTGGTCTGGCCCTATGATCCAGACCTCCACGTAAAGCTAGCCGAACTCCACACTGCCAATGGAAATGCCGCAGCCGCAGCCCTCGAAAGAGGTGCCGTAGTCGCACTCGACCCGGCCGACCGGGCAGAGGCGCTCTACCTGCTCGCCCGAGCGCAGCACGGTGCGGGGAATTCACGCGGCGCGCGGCGGTCCGTGATGGGTGCACTCGAGATCGCTCCAAACTACGAGGCCGCGCTCGAATTTCTCCTGGAGCTGAGAGGGACCGGGCCATGACGCCACTTCGGCTGATAATGCTCGGGCTCCTCGCGGGCACGTCCATGACCC contains:
- a CDS encoding tetratricopeptide repeat protein — encoded protein: MRRKATPFLSIVAVAALCAATEGVAQNNEASDAYAEARQALRAGEYAEAIDGLKDVLQTIPGEARVRIDLMEGLVATGRYEDAVAIGEAAPDPTPVANATGEALLRLGRLDEAAQAFRDAASSGGLWALTAEVNLAELYFDRGDLDEAMQRFDHFIDLYNNADGHMRSRDLVAVGRAVRYLGRNEPALFQDALRAFDEASQADPTWAAPSVRAGELFLQKYDSPGAKQEFGKVLETNPRHPEALLGLARSLIFDGAGGSQEVLDRLFEVDENHVVAKALVAMRLLTNESYDEARETTDTALEVNPNSLEALTSLAGSHLATGDLAAFTDVRRRVLTLNPAYAQFDIELAELSVQTRRYAQAVERAQAAVALDSAAWEGWGILGMNQLRIGEIEEGRANLERAFTGDPFNPWFKNNLDLLDTFDRYQPHATEHFELFLHSDEDDLLANYLGPIAEEAFDSLSRRYGVEPTLPVRAELFPNHADFSVRTLGEAGLGALGVSFGRVLVMDSPSARGVGDYNWASVFWHELSHTFHLAVSDNRVPRWFSEGLAVHEQTKAREGWGFPTSIPFIQALRDGDLKQFSELNDGFMRPDFPQQVQFSYLQASLVFEMVEREHGFGVIRGMLDGYREGRTTEDLLETLLDTSMDDFDEHFADYLKERYNAPLAGLVAVSDQPGPSAMLSEVETFTRMHPGDLIGRLRLGVMYFRDQEHEAAEAEFRAALRIFPDYGGPDSPYWFLATIHKDRGDLELAEAALARLNALSEANYPALLEQAEILEELGRIEESAAVLDKAVLVWPYDPDLHVKLAELHTANGNAAAAALERGAVVALDPADRAEALYLLARAQHGAGNSRGARRSVMGALEIAPNYEAALEFLLELRGTGP